A window of the Tiliqua scincoides isolate rTilSci1 chromosome 5, rTilSci1.hap2, whole genome shotgun sequence genome harbors these coding sequences:
- the CSF3 gene encoding granulocyte colony-stimulating factor — translation MRSARSGILSLISSALWWVICSAAPLMEFSGDPGFQQFLRKNEEFALKINSDVVAMKDRMREEFKLGNDSELQLLREILAIQQVTLNCHSSLCNVEDCFNQIWTGLQTYKSYLIRVAEVLPSYANQVTSLQLDVSNLSANIQQQMEESGLPTVSYPQAETKVLPNLESQKQIGSYIILNYFKGFLEMTIRALRHCGA, via the exons ATGAGATCAGCACGCA gtGGTATTCTTTCCCTGATCAGCTCTGCATTGTGGTGGGTTATATGCTCAGCTGCCCCCCTGATGGAGTTTTCTGGAGACCCTGGATTCCAGCAATTCCTCCGGAAAAACGAGGAGTTTGCCCTCAAGATAAACAGCGATGTTGTTGCAATGAAGGACCGTATG CGTGAAGAATTTAAGTTGGGCAATGATAGTGAGCTGCAACTGTTGCGGGAGATCCTAGCCATCCAACAAGTAACTCTCAATTGCCACAGCAGCCTCTGCAATGTG GAAGACTGTTTCAACCAGATTTGGACAGGGCTCCAAACCTACAAGAGCTATCTCATCCGGGTTGCCGAAGTCCTTCCCTCTTATGCTAACCAAGTGACTTCTCTTCAGCTGGATGTCTCCAACCTGTCTGCCAACATTCAACAACAA ATGGAAGAAAGTGGGTTACCCACTGTCTCCTACCCCCAGGCAGAAACCAAGGTCCTTCCCAACTTGGAAAGTCAAAAACAGATTGGAAGCTATATCATCCTAAACTATTTCAAGGGATTCCTGGAAATGACTATTCGGGCACTGAGGCACTGTGGCGCATAG